The genomic region TCCTGTTCTCTACCGAGGGTGGCGATTGCACCCTTACGGATGAGATGGTCATTGATTACACAGAGGGACTAGACGGTTCGCTTATCTTTTCGGTCTCGGTGGTTGACTCCACAGATGTGCCACCGCTTTTGGACGGATGTGTAGGGATTTCTGTTGAAGGCCCGAACGGCCAGGTCAACCATGGCACCTTTGTCTCGAGTCTCATGCATGCTCTCAAAGAGTTGGGCATCAAGGGGTCGGACAAAAAGGAATACAAGGCCGCGTTGGCTGGCTTCGGCAAGGGCGAGATGCAGGTGAAAGTCAACGACGACGATGAGGCCGCCTTGACCACCGAAGACTCGGCAACCCTCACCGGGGATGCTTCGGACCATCCCGGCAAGCCTGACAAAGGCAACCGGTCCAACAAGTCCAACAACGGCCAGGGTCATAACAAGTAATGGTTACTGTTAGTGGTTAGTTTGACAACCTGATGAAGGGGCAGCCTGCGGGCTGTCCCTTCATTTTCTTTACGGATATTGGGATCTGAGGGTAAGGTAGCGGTCTTTGCAATGGATAAGTGGGGGAAACTTTTCGCACCGTTAGTGGTGGTGGCCGTCCTGATGGGCGGCCTGGCCGCGCCTGGCCAGGCGGCCGTTTCTGAAGACGAGTTCATCCTGACCTTTCCACATCGTGACGCTGAAACCCATTTCCTGTCGGAGTTCGGGGCTGCCAAACCCGACGGGCGATTACATCGTGGCGTCGACCTGTTTGCGACCCGGGGCACCGAAGTCGTCGCCGGGGCAGATGGCTTCGTTCAGAAGGCTCAGCGCGGGAGTCGGGCCGGCCTCTATGTGGTGTTGACGCATGCCGATGGCTACGAGAGTTGGTATATCCACCTCGGTTCCTTTGCAGAAGGTCTGCAGGTAGGGGACCCGGTGGCGGTCGGAGATGTCATTGGCTATGTCGGTTCCACCGGTAATGCGGCGGGTACGTCTCCGCACACTCACTTTGAAATTCATAAAAATGGGCGAGCCATCGATCCGTACCGGTACCTCAAAGACGCCTTCGAGCGGTGGATTCTTTCTCAACAGATCGAGGCGGGCGAGACCCCGTTCCGGTAACCGGCTAGACGATGGAACTCAGGTCGGCGACCTCGTCGAGCTCCACGACCCTGGCAGCGATCTCGCTGGTATCCTTCGTTCTCCCTACTACGACCGCCAGCTCAGTGGCAACGATCTTCGTCCCTGAACCTTCTGATGGTTCGTCCTCCACCCAGATCACCCGTTGAACACCGGCCATTTCGATAGCTTCTTGCCATTGCTCGAACACCTCTTCTGGCGAGCTGGCAAAAGATCGTACGCGCTCATCGCGGGCAGCTTCGGTCACGAACACCATCGAGAAACAGTTGATGCCGGCTGCTCCGACGTGGGACCCATCCGATACGTCGCCGAGAGCTACTTTGGTCGACCGGGACTTCAGCTCGATGGCGACCGTGGAGTCGGACACAAAGCAGCGGAGTTCCCCGTCGCGTCCTGCCAGGGCAGCGATGATGGCAGATCCGGTGGGTGTGTCGGCTCCAACGACCAGTACGGGCATGTGGCGGGTTCCTTAGGTGGGAAGGTTGGTGGCGCCCATGAGGTATTTGTCCACGGCCCGGGCTGCCTGGCGACCCTCCCTGATGGCCCACACCACAAGAGATTGACCACGCCGCATGTCACCTGCCGCAAACACACCGGGCACGCTGGTGGCGTAATCGTCAGTGTTGGCTGCCACGTTGCCCCGAGCGTCGCGGTCGACGCCAAGCTTTTCAAGCAGACCCTGGTGCATCGGGTGCATGAAGCCCGCCGCGATCAAGACGAGGTCTGCTCGAATGTTGAATTCGGAACCTTCGACCTCGGTCATGTTCCAGCGCCCATCGACATTCTGCCAATCAACGATGACGCCATGCAGGGTGTCGACCTTCCCGTCCGATCCCGAGAACGACTTGGTAAGCACCGACCACCGCCGATCACAGCCTTCTTCGTGGGACGAGGTGGTTCGCAGTTTCT from Acidimicrobiia bacterium harbors:
- a CDS encoding M23 family metallopeptidase; the protein is MDKWGKLFAPLVVVAVLMGGLAAPGQAAVSEDEFILTFPHRDAETHFLSEFGAAKPDGRLHRGVDLFATRGTEVVAGADGFVQKAQRGSRAGLYVVLTHADGYESWYIHLGSFAEGLQVGDPVAVGDVIGYVGSTGNAAGTSPHTHFEIHKNGRAIDPYRYLKDAFERWILSQQIEAGETPFR